The genome window CAGGTGGCAATCCTCACTAAACAATGAGCTTCACTGATTCCTCGATTAATATTAACGACATCTGTTCTCTACAACAAGGCTTTGAAGAACCGAAATACTTACTAAACGTACACAATGAGGTATCTGATGCACATAACCTATCACACGGTGTAAGCGatagatgtgtgtgtatgcagtAAGCAAATGATCACAAGTAACCAGCGAAATTTGGCCACTTGTCAATTCACCACGGTTATGGGTTTCTTCTgattcttcatgtaaatgcttaataaGTAGATATTTATACACCCTTCAGCACCACGGCCAAAATGAATTGGGTAAAATGCAGTGTTATTAATACCAAGTTCCCGTTGTCTAGAGATGCTGAAAATGTTCGTCACATGACGAAAATAGTATGATAACAATGTATTGAGAATactcaaattttgacataaccCTAACCAATAATAATGCAGCAAATTTACGTTgttttatttaagtatttaaatggtgttttacgccgtactgaagaatatttcatttataagacggAGATCTTGAGTAATTCAAGAGCAGGGACTTCTAAAGAATTGTGACTGATATCAGTGcattatttttacttaattctgttaGGTGTGTACGTTGCAGCCATTTAAGCATATATCGTAGCAGATGGAATACAAATGTAACTCTGATAAATTGACAAGCGGCCGGATTTGAACTGTCTACGTTTCAGGCTTTCTACTGCAAAAACTGGTCTGTTATTCAGTTCCACATGAGTATATGCcaaattctcttgtaagtaattACGGACATagtgttcagaatctctggcactctgcttatCGTCTGAGTCTAATTTCGGTTAACCCGGGGTTAGGGTTGTACTCTTGTCGTTTTGAATTGTTTAActtatatactacatgtagcatggGACACGGTTTGCACACTGATCTAATTCATTCGCCCCAAACATTCCTTGTTCCTTCCCAACATCAGTGAAACAAATATATCCGTTGTGTCTGTTTTTCtgtgcatgattccgtcctaatttcatactttatttacgtttttagttctttggtggtttgtgttaaatgtcgttttgtgaaatggccttgcgattattgacccggaacgtccattttggttgacgacatGATTCCTGTACTGTagtttttttgtctgtaaatcATCTGTCGGACAGTTTGCTACTTTGCAGGTGGATGCTTTCTGTCGTACACTTTGGTTTCTTCTCCATATAGAACTGATTATCATGGTAcaattgaatttttttccaaccttcaaataaataaatgaacaactgTTCTGCTTATCTCCATGTGCCCTGAAAAGTTTAAATAGGTGTGCAAAAACCGAAATCAAGTTACGATCAGCAGCCActgctttatttttttccacGGCGTATTCTGATCAAGGACATGGCTAACACTGATTATAACGGTTGCTATAGTGACATGCTCAAGTCTGTTGTGAATGTGCCAATCTGGGCGTTGTAACAGACAATTGCCCGTGCACAGCCCAATTAGGCTTATACCACAAATGCTGAAAATCGGCTTAGTATGTGACTATTCAAACCCTATGGGATGGTGAAGGTGAGGTCGGCCCCGATGTCAGGATGCCGGATGTTGATCTGGTGTCCTAGAAACGAAGCTTCACTTACTCAGCATAATTCATGTACAACAGGGTACAGACAGACTCCGTCGTCATCAATGCACACAACACTGAGACCGACTTTAAAACTAAGTAAGCAATACAGACAAACGGTAATGATCAATGATGGGTACACAGCCCTTATACCCCCAGGGTAAAAGAATACAGGCCCATTACAATCAGTAGCTAACAGGCAAGCTTTATAAGACTTCTAATCATCAGGCGTGATCCCTTTACATTGTTTGATCTGattgtatgttatatatgtaatgATAACatagaattttgagtaattctagacaagtcacgtctaatgaattgcacCTTTAAACCTATATTTTCCTGAAGCCATAATATGCAGAACAGTTTTGCTTGTTCACGTCTGTCCAACACAAGACGGTTAGAATATCATTTATGAAATTTCGTCAGCGGAAtgcggatggtcaagggttaTGTTGCCATTGTTGTGTCTGTTTTGCAAGCGTTTCATGGGTACAACGATATCATCCAAAATATCTACTTGTCACTTAGACCGCAATTAGTTCAGTCACTATTTAGAAGAACAGTGGGAAGGATCCGGTATCTGCTCTATACGAATATTTTAAAACCACAAAATTACCAAACAGTATCCTTGCCTTGTAATGTATAACGGAGGACAAAGTAGACGGAAATCGCCCATTATTATAGCTGACTAAAGACGCCTTTCAAAGGCAAAACATTCAAAAAACCATCAGTTGAAGACGTTTGCAAACACTATTTTGAGAATATCTTTTgaataaaattgtatttgatCTTTTTACTTCTATTCCCATAAATACGTTTTAAGGGTAATGTCAGGTCCATTAACGTCACAGTGATGTTTCAGTTCTGTTCAGTTTGTTTGTAAGGgcagttttattaattttatccACACCGATAAGTTCATAATACATTTAAGACTTATGCTCACATAAAATACTCAGTTCTCTAGCGCAATGTCTGTGACATTGGTAAATTCTAATGTCATTAGGGTTAGCGATCTTCCGTACGTTTGACgcagaaggtctgtcagcaaacctgcggatggtcgtgggtttcccctgggctttgtccggtttccacgctgtcgtataagtgaaatattcttaagtacggcgcaaaacaccaattaattaaataaataaatacttttgaaGAATACTGTTTACGTCGTGGTATTGACTTTATCGCAACTATATACCATCCTAGTTTTACTGTATTTGTGCGTATATATCAGATATTTATTAGTGTTGCATTGAATGAGATTCTTTTTCAGTTactcttttttgttgttgttgacagtgaAATACTTAACtgtaaaaacaaactaaaatcGAGTTGCTACTTTAAAAGCGCTACAACAACAAAGGAATAAGATTCAATTCATTTTTACTTCAGTCCAGACTACACCGCCCATTACTAATTCATCCAGTGTTCACAGTTCTTATGCATGACCTATTAGCTTAAGATATTTTCGAAAGAGTTAAGAAACACTGCAAATAGGTCAAGACGTTCAACTTCTACCCCAAAATACGTCTGCTGAAAGAAAATTTGTTTCGCTGGCACAACACTTACTGCCATTCTTCAATTCTGAGTCTTGCTTGTTAAGAAATAATGGGAACTGCTGAATCTTACATAAAAACAATAGAATGGCATTTCTTTTCTGGGTAGCCGAGTCCAGATATTGTTCCATTTCTGTTTACTTCTCAAGTTTCAAGTTTGTTCTCCACTGTTCATAGCACACGAGTCATTCTTTTCCTTGATAGACCGGTTGATATTGTAGTGTCGAAACGGTTCGCGGAGAATAATTCCGGTTCTCTAGACCCATCCACCGGCCATGGCGCCTCCCCTGTTCATCCCGGTACCTGGTACCCACATCCCCTGACTAGGTAACCCGTAACTGAACGCGTTGAGCCCTGCATGTGTTCCTGCTCCTAGCTCCCGCTCTATTTCCGTTGGTTGCTGCGCCGTGTTCGCTACACCTGTTCCAGCAGCGTTCATTACCGGTTCGATATCTAATAATTGCTGGACAACGGGGTCCATTGCCATGCCCGCACCTCCACCGTAGTGCCCGCCAGGAACTCCACCAAAGGGATAGCCACCGCCGTTAACATGATAGGGATAACCACCACCACTGGGAGAATAATGGTATGCACCGGCGCTGGGAGGATAGTGGTAACCACCGGCGCTAGGAGGATAAGGGTAACCCCCACCGCTTGCTCCATGAAGAGGAGAGCCTCCGCCAAGAACAGAATGCGGGGCACCACCGCTTACGGCAGGATCGGTGGAACCAGCGCCCCCTCCTTGAGTTCTACTAATGCGTGCGCGTGTAGAACCAGGGCCCACACCTGCGCCAGGAGTACGACGGCCTGCACCTGTTCTTGAAGGACTTCGGCCTACACCTGTGGCTGATGCATCACGTCCTGTACCAGCGCTTGGCAGTCCCGAACCAACACCTGCCCCCGCTGAACCTGCGCCTGCTGTCGGACGACTGTATCGGGCATCTAGACCAGGAGGAGCCTGATTGTGATACCCTGTATGTGCTCCGACCCTGTCCGGATAATGTCGTGGAGGGCCGTAGCTCTGAACCGGCACATATATCACCTGGTAGCCAGGAGGAGGCATCGCCCCGCTGTATGGGCCCCAACCACCTGCTGTTCCATAGCCTGTCATGCCCATTCCGATCCCTGCGCCGCCTGCCGCCACTTCTGGCGTCTCTACTTCCACAGCTTCCGCCGCTGGCGCCGCTCTACCAGCTGCAGGGTTGTGAAGCACCATTGATAGGCTGGTTATGCACTGACAGGATAACAGGAATACGATACTCGGGCTGAAGACCACCATCTCTGTTGAATataagacataaaaaaaacattttaaagaaatgtatTATAAGGAATGTATAGCTataaatgacagcatttttttttacacatctggtctatttatttatttatttaattggtgttttactgtctgtactcaaaaatatttcaattatgcgacgatggccagcattgcggtggtaggaaaccgggcagagcccgggggaacccacgacgatccacagattgctgcataccttcccacgtacggccggagaggaagctaacatTAGTTAGTCACTGACCAATGGAAGCTGAACTCACAACggccgcattgatgagaggctcctggggcattgtgccatgctggcgcGCTATCCAGCTCGGCCACCCGCATCTGGTCACATGGAAACTATACTAAACTGACTATACTGACGacaggggcctccgtagctcagttggttagcgagctagcgcagcgtaatgacccaggagtctctcaccaatgcagtcgctgtgagttcaagtcgagcttcctctccggccgtacgtgggaagatttgccagcaacctgccgtgggtttccctggtcgtgggtttcccccgggctgtgcccggtttcctcccaccataatgctggccgccgtggtataagtgaaatattcttgagtacggcgtaaatcaccaatcaaataaataaataaataaatatactgacgGCCGAAATGcgaatttatttttatttgattggtctttcacgcctttttgaagaatttttgcACTTTTTGTACGGTGGCTTGGTTTTTGGAAGGAGCTTtcaccagatacctgacaaactctctGACTtcaagaaagaaatgaaataactagCTACCCAATCTTATggtcattttatattttcaccaaATAAGCTATGTGTATACGATGAGATACACAGGACGTCATTATCACATAAATAAGTGAAACGTCCAGTTAACTAGTTAAATAAGCAAACCAAATATGTCAAGATGGGAGCGGGCCGAGTGAGTAAGACGTTTTTGCTTCAATCGCCAGGACACACAACGTTGGGGTTCAGTTAATGTGGAAAATTTCCACAAGTCCCGAGGCGTCATGGAGCGGGAACAGGTTTCATTCCTCTACTGTTTGTTGAAATATACTTCTCTTCCATCAATATaatttgcatgtttgtatgGATTGAATAGTCTGTCAAAAGCCGGTGTTTTTATTGTGGGCACATCAGTTTTCTCTACACCTGATGCTCATCCccaatgtacatttttttagtgtaacgtgaaattaaaatcaaataaataaataaataagtaaataaataaaccagtcaGAATTCTCGACAATTGACTTATCGCACTACACTGAACATTGGACTTACCATCCCTCTTATTTCAAACCGAGGATCGTATTTGTTAAAAAgaaatctgtatattttagCATCACTAACATGACGTCAGAGTACATAGAACGAAATAATTTTAACATCACTAACATGACGTCAGAGTACATAGAACGAAATAATTCTAACATCACTAACATGACGTCAGAGTACATAGAACGAAATAACTCTAACATCACTAACATGACGTCAGAGTACATAGAACGAAATAATTCTAACATCACTAACATGACGCCAGAGTACATAGAACGAAAAAATTCTAACATCACTAACATGACGTCAGAGTATATAGAACGAAATAATTCTAACATCACTAACATGGCGTCAGAGTACATAGAACGAAATAATTCTAACATCACTAACATGACGACAGAGTACATAGAACGAAATAACTCTAACATCACTAACATGACGTCAGAGTACATAGAACGAAATAATTCTAACATCACTAACAGGACATCAGAGTACATAGAACGAAATAACTCTAACATCACTAACATGACGTCAGAGTATATAGAACGAAATAATTCTAACATCACTAACATGACGTCAGAGTACATAGAACGAAATAACTCTAACATCACTAACATGGCGTCAGAGTACATAGAACGAAATAATTCTAACATCACTAACATGACGTCAGAGTACATAGAACAAAATAATTCTAACATCACTAACATGACGTCAGAGTACATAGAACGAAATAATTCTAACATCACTAACATGACGTCCGAGTATATAGAATGAAATATATGATAgctttgtaattttatttatttatttgattgctgcttaacTCGATACTCAAGAGCTCATACTTATACGATGAGGTTCAGTTTACGGATGGAGGACATCAATGtctggcgtaaaccaccgacatttggcaagatACTGGGGAACTCCCATATTTgacatacaaacacatgtactcATCACAtatcttcaacgaacgttagactgctcAAACGACCACAAGAGCGCCATTtaccgcttattgtcatcaattAGGCTTGACTAGAAGCGAGAGCGGGGCAATAAACGCTTTGTGGTTTTAAGTGTGAACAATATTTAGAGTGTATATATAATCGCTGCATTTTCAGGTTTCAACTTAATTGGCCAGTTAATATTTATTCTCAAAGCTGATATAAGAAAATAGAAAGATATTCCTCACTGCTATGTACTTATGATGTATTCATGTGCTCTGAAATGAGTGAGACAGtgagctgcaacttcctcttgcggtcttaggtgtgacccgatccaggactgactctggatctactgcctccgaagcggacgctctaccaaatgagcCATCGGGGCGGGTATATGCTCTGAAACCACTTTGTGATGAAGTGATTCTTTTCAGCCATTCAGTGCAAACCGGGGTTTGGTCATACCATAGACTTTAacattggaaaaattgttatgtacgacgttaaaccccaagcatacatacatacatacatacatacatacatacattcagtGACCCAGTGATCAGTGGTGTACTTAATAATTTAGGATGACCAGTCTTACAGAAGATTAGCTACGACAGCAAATGTGTTTACAaacccttccaccataattgtGTGTACATTTCTGTCCTGTTATTATTGAGCACGTTTTGTTTCAACGTATGATGATCTGTCACGGATAAGGAAAGATTGAAACTTCTATTTTTACTTATACCGAAACGACGTCACATacctcatttatttatctatcgcCTTAAAATGTTTCCCATGTCCGTCAGCGTGCTTGTCGCTATTCCGTGTTTTTgatacaacatttgttgtcaccCGGTCTACATATACTATGGACCAGTGCACTAACTATAGAATTTAAATCTAAACTTAGCTACTTTCATGACTGACGGCATCAACACCGTGATGAAGAGATCGCGTTTCTAAGTGAACTGAAGTGATTGAAATACTTGAACTAACTATTTGCACgatgttaaatgtgtgtacacGATTTCCTGATTAGCTTGAAGTCGTGTCTGGTTGCATTCAACATTGTACGATCTGACTgagaaaaattcaaatattcaaattttaatcaaattCCTTACtgacctatttatttattttatttatttgattggtgttttacgccgtactcaagaataagtCAATTACATGACCATTCCACTTGCGGTTGGAGAGAAATCCAAAatcagctgaacttgaactcacagcgactgcattggtgggagtttccttggtcattgcgctcTTATTGATAAATGAT of Liolophura sinensis isolate JHLJ2023 chromosome 13, CUHK_Ljap_v2, whole genome shotgun sequence contains these proteins:
- the LOC135480421 gene encoding keratin, type I cytoskeletal 9-like; its protein translation is MVLHNPAAGRAAPAAEAVEVETPEVAAGGAGIGMGMTGYGTAGGWGPYSGAMPPPGYQVIYVPVQSYGPPRHYPDRVGAHTGYHNQAPPGLDARYSRPTAGAGSAGAGVGSGLPSAGTGRDASATGVGRSPSRTGAGRRTPGAGVGPGSTRARISRTQGGGAGSTDPAVSGGAPHSVLGGGSPLHGASGGGYPYPPSAGGYHYPPSAGAYHYSPSGGGYPYHVNGGGYPFGGVPGGHYGGGAGMAMDPVVQQLLDIEPVMNAAGTGVANTAQQPTEIERELGAGTHAGLNAFSYGLPSQGMWVPGTGMNRGGAMAGGWV